The Geobacter sp. AOG2 genome includes a window with the following:
- a CDS encoding DMT family transporter, whose amino-acid sequence MPRPALNPYLAVMAAVVAVSFSALFVRLATAPPLIIATYRLLFTFLALAPVTLLKKGALTGLDRRQVALSALSGLFLALHFVTWFTSLGYTSVASSTVLVTLQPVFVVIGSLLFFKEHIPRLAVVGGVLALTGGLIIGAADFQVGPRALVGDLLALVAAVMVSGYLLIGRRLRKDTPLEGYTFVTYGTSSLFLVGTTLVTRTPFTGYPTRDWVLFLALALVCTVMGHTVFNWALKYVQASVVSVSILGEPLGAILWAAVFLGEPPTLRQMAGGAVIFSGLYLFTRVTARTPQPA is encoded by the coding sequence ATGCCGAGACCGGCCCTCAATCCCTACCTGGCCGTGATGGCCGCCGTGGTCGCGGTCTCCTTTTCGGCGCTGTTCGTGCGCCTCGCCACGGCGCCGCCCCTGATCATCGCCACGTACCGCCTGCTGTTCACCTTTCTGGCGCTGGCTCCCGTCACCCTGCTGAAAAAGGGCGCGCTGACCGGGCTCGACCGGCGGCAGGTGGCGCTCTCGGCCTTGAGCGGCCTGTTCCTGGCCCTGCACTTCGTGACCTGGTTCACCTCCCTGGGCTATACCAGCGTGGCCAGTTCCACGGTGCTGGTGACCCTGCAACCGGTCTTCGTGGTCATAGGTTCGCTGCTCTTCTTCAAGGAACACATTCCGCGCCTGGCCGTCGTGGGAGGGGTGCTGGCCCTGACAGGGGGCCTCATCATCGGGGCCGCCGATTTTCAGGTCGGCCCGCGGGCGCTGGTGGGCGACCTGCTGGCGCTCGTGGCGGCCGTCATGGTCTCCGGCTACCTGCTGATCGGCCGCAGGCTGCGCAAGGACACCCCCCTGGAGGGATACACCTTTGTGACCTACGGGACCAGTTCCCTGTTCCTGGTCGGCACGACACTGGTCACCCGGACCCCCTTCACCGGCTACCCGACCCGCGACTGGGTTCTTTTCCTGGCCCTGGCCCTGGTCTGCACGGTCATGGGGCACACGGTCTTCAACTGGGCGCTGAAGTACGTCCAGGCCTCGGTGGTTTCGGTCAGTATCCTGGGCGAACCCCTGGGAGCCATACTATGGGCCGCCGTTTTCCTGGGCGAACCCCCGACCCTGCGACAGATGGCGGGCGGGGCGGTCATTTTCAGCGGCCTGTATCTCTTCACCAGGGTGACGGCGC
- a CDS encoding gamma carbonic anhydrase family protein produces the protein MIRPFQGIHPKIDPTAFVAETAVVIGDVEMGPQSSIWYNCVARGDVNHIRIGARSNVQDLTMLHVTHKKHADDPGAPLIIGDDVTIGHSVTLHGCTLHDGCFIGMQAMVMDRAVVGEGALVGARALVTEGTVIPPHTLWLGSPAKYKRDLTPDEVAWLRKSADNYVKYALQYMND, from the coding sequence ATGATTCGACCGTTCCAGGGCATCCACCCCAAGATCGACCCTACAGCTTTCGTGGCCGAGACCGCCGTGGTCATCGGCGACGTGGAGATGGGCCCCCAGAGCAGCATCTGGTACAACTGCGTGGCTCGCGGCGACGTGAACCACATCCGTATCGGCGCGCGCAGCAACGTGCAGGACCTGACCATGCTGCACGTCACCCACAAAAAGCATGCCGACGACCCCGGCGCGCCGCTGATCATCGGCGACGATGTCACCATCGGCCACAGCGTTACCCTGCACGGCTGCACCCTGCATGACGGCTGCTTCATCGGCATGCAGGCCATGGTGATGGACCGGGCCGTGGTAGGCGAGGGCGCCCTGGTGGGAGCGCGGGCTCTGGTCACCGAGGGCACCGTCATCCCTCCCCACACCCTCTGGCTCGGTTCTCCGGCCAAGTACAAGCGCGACCTGACCCCGGACGAGGTGGCCTGGCTGCGCAAATCCGCCGACAACTACGTGAAGTACGCCCTGCAGTATATGAACGACTGA